In Diabrotica undecimpunctata isolate CICGRU chromosome 4, icDiaUnde3, whole genome shotgun sequence, a single genomic region encodes these proteins:
- the LOC140439218 gene encoding YTH domain-containing protein 1-like translates to MNTENLNLSLDMGDDMKLDEVNYESDVSSSSSEISTGPSISSSSTNSSGQLQRSRHKRDRSRSASPASKRPRSKDKLKSYDYITKLNYLFRDARFFVIKSNNSENIILSKAKGVWSTLPQNESNLNQAYKESRNVLLIFSVKESGKFAGFARLHSESRHDGSPISWVLPPGLSAKALGGVFKVDWICRKELSFLSTMHLYNPWNDGKPVKIGRDGQEIEPRVAEELCRLFPEDEGIDLLPILRLAKEAGKKSTLRSRDGHRHPKARMPIAARPSSFNYRGRGSSFSRRKYFLSRGLTTNNYRRSASPRPRDRYSMFYERDTSRPYTAAAAEAYVADYMRTMQHQLPPLPYVASAIYPPYDNLPPPRYYEGLPVPDYSSSRLASYSDKRSYDRSVDEFIWRTTERSRVRDRERDRGRERERSRSHHRYRDRR, encoded by the coding sequence ATGAATACTGAAAATCTAAATCTTAGTCTAGATATGGGTGACGATATGAAATTAGATGAAGTAAACTATGAAAGTGATGTATCCTCCTCCAGTTCTGAAATTTCAACCGGTCCAAGCATCAGTTCTTCTAGCACTAATTCTTCCGGTCAACTGCAACGATCGCGGCACAAGAGGGACCGTTCTAGGAGTGCATCACCAGCCTCAAAGAGACCACGTTCCAAAGATAAATTGAAATCTTATGACTATATAACGAAGTTAAATTATTTGTTTCGTGATGCccgtttttttgttattaaatctAATAATTCTGAGAATATCATCCTTTCAAAAGCCAAAGGTGTGTGGTCAACTCTTCCTCAAAATGAATCAAACCTGAATCAGGCATATAAAGAATCAAGAAATGTTCTTCTAATCTTTTCTGTTAAAGAAAGTGGAAAGTTTGCAGGTTTTGCTCGTTTACATAGTGAATCAAGACATGATGGATCTCCAATTTCTTGGGTACTCCCACCTGGTTTATCAGCCAAAGCTTTGGGAGGTGTCTTTAAAGTAGACTGGATTTGTCGTAAAGAGTTATCATTTTTGAGCACAATGCATTTGTATAATCCATGGAATGATGGAAAACCTGTAAAAATTGGTAGAGATGGACAAGAAATTGAACCCCGTGTAGCTGAGGAATTATGCCGTTTATTTCCTGAAGATGAGGGAATTGACTTATTACCAATATTAAGATTAGCTAAAGAAGCTGGTAAAAAAAGTACCTTACGTAGTAGAGATGGACACAGACACCCAAAAGCCAGAATGCCAATAGCAGCCAGACCTTCCTCTTTCAACTATAGAGGAAGAGGATCATCTTTTTCCAGGAGAAAATACTTTTTATCTAGAGGACTGACAACAAATAACTATAGACGCTCAGCATCGCCAAGGCCAAGGGATAGGTATTCTATGTTTTATGAAAGGGACACATCTAGGCCATATACAGCAGCAGCAGCTGAAGCTTATGTTGCTGATTACATGAGAACTATGCAGCATCAATTACCTCCTTTGCCATATGTAGCATCTGCAATTTACCCACCTTATGATAATTTACCTCCACCCAGATACTATGAAGGACTTCCTGTACCAGATTATTCGTCTTCTAGATTAGCATCATATTCTGATAAAAGGTCGTATGATAGATCTGTTGATGAATTTATTTGGAGAACAACAGAACGTTCTAGAGTTAGGGACAGAGAACGTGATAGGGGAAGGGAAAGAGAAAGAAGCAGAAGCCACCATAGGTATAGGGATAGAAGGTGA